A window of Hordeum vulgare subsp. vulgare chromosome 5H, MorexV3_pseudomolecules_assembly, whole genome shotgun sequence genomic DNA:
GTTTGTTGGTTTCAGGGGGCCTGCCAAGATGCTAGGCATGGCTCACGCCGCTGCCCCGCAGAGCAAGCTCAAGGCCATCTACAAGAAGTACTCTTGAGAGCAGTATGGGCGTGTGTCCCTGCACGCCCCAGAAGTTGCCCCTCCACAAGGCCTGAGAAAGACCTTATTAGTTGTTCATACAATTTAAGTTATTGCAGGATGCATGCACCATGACAGAGCAAACCCCTATCTCAAATTTAACAGAAGATGGAAATGAATGGTTGTTTTTTGTTGTAGGTTACTCCAAGAATAAGTGCATCGTCAAACTAGATGGCGTATATTATCCGTCCATAATATGGTTGCTTGTGTATCATGCGACTTGGTTCATCCAGGAGATGTATTTGTGCATGCTTGTGGGACATAGCAAAAAACTATAATTTCTAAGAAAGGTACATTAAGTTATGTCATGGCGTCACACATGGATAGTGTTGCCATCTATAATGCCTTACAAGTCTGAGCTCCATCGGGACAATTTGATTAATGTGCCACAATCCTGCCATTTCTAATTTACCAATTCAGTAGTTACtttagtgaaagtgcgttatatcgactagagggggggggtgaataggaggtttttagaatttcatcgctgaggaaattccttttgaggaaattcctcactgatgactaacttacagcggaaacagtaaaggattagacgtgcaaacgttcacaccagcagtatttctgagtgaagaatgtgaaaacagattgcacagttagCAGGTACGTAGAATACAgacgatgattaactattgtgaagaatttggggttgaggaaattcagagaaagtcttcagcaaattcttcaaacagtcatagtgaaagtcatcaacacataatacagagaaagtaaagagttgaggaattagaacccgattctcaaagaagacagtcgttgatgacccagttccaactgctgtgacagttgtacatctggtttggagcggcttggtattgaaaccaaaggacacccagtcccgggacacacagtccctactgtattctccttgagctaaggacacacagtcctcgcccaacactcgtggtaagtcttcagggcagacttccaaaccctcacaaacttggtcacccggcgatccacaattgactgctggaatgctctagaccatgacgcctaaccgtctggaggatgcacagtgctcaaaggtaaaaggcttcagtcccacacaggaacaacttcttcagtgatgctcaatcactaggtttggtttgtggtttcggtgggtggtgtatttccttactgatgaattactctcgaagactctgaggaatttgggttgctcttatgacaagtgtcagtttctaacggagcagccaaccagctagtggttgtggggggtggttatttatagcctgggagcatcccgacatgatttgacaccaatgcccttaaataatatgaccgttggagtggataagaccagtgacttggcgcggttatcgaaacggtcggaaccctcaactgtgagagtcctcatgtcactcatattcctcacttgaggcttttggtaggattaggcttgggttgagcatcatgaggaaatccattccatagcgttactttgaccccctttaacagtacggtgttcctactcatcaaatgcgaagaaagtaaaacagaaatcgtaaatcttcatgcttcaaattcttcaaaatga
This region includes:
- the LOC123400128 gene encoding G2/mitotic-specific cyclin-2-like isoform X3, whose amino-acid sequence is MEFASYVVLNFFSSCSCECMHLANMIFFFTEMALMEYELVTVGPSLLAASAVYAARCTGACQDARHGSRRCPAEQAQGHLQEVLLRAVWACVPARPRSCPSTRPEKDLISCSYNLSYCRMHAP